The Bacteroidales bacterium genome contains the following window.
TACACTGCATCCATATTCGGAAGGTTTGGTGATGGAGGAATAGGAAGAATATACATATAAGAATGATTATAATCATCAACTGTTATATATCTAAGATTGCATTTTACGCCATTCTTCAGCCACCCTTCGCCATTAACCATGCAGGCATACTCAGCAGCCGTTAATCCATATACTATAGGAACCGGATGTAATCCGGCAAAAGATGTAAATTCTTTTTCAAGCACCGGACCGTCAATATAATATCCATTCGGGTTAGGCCTGTCGAGAATTAAAAATTCAATATTGTTTTCGGCACAAGCCTCCATAACATAGGTCATTGTAGAAATGTATGTATAAAATCGAACGCCAACATCTTGTATATCGTACACAACAATGTCAATGCCTTTAAGGTCGGCATTTTTAGGTTTGTAATGCTTGCCATACAACGAAACTATTGGTAATCCGGTAATGGAGTCTACAGAGTTTGAAATATTTTTTCCTGCTTCGGTCTTTCCGCGAAAACCATGCTCAGGGCAGAATATTTTTTTTATGGTAATCCCTGCATTTAACAAACTATCAACAAGGCTTACCTTTCCTATTTTAGATGTTTGATTAGCAACAATAGCAACATTTTTTCCTTTAAGCACGGGGAAATAAAGTTCAGTTCTTTCTGCTCCATTCCTGATACTGTCGTCTGTTATAGTCTTTGCAGATGTATCAACATACCTAATCTGCGCCTCTGCATTATAACCGCATAATAATACAAATACTATTATTATAATCTGCCTCATAGTTTTATTGTAAAAATGCAAATATAATTCCTATTTTAAATAGTTGAAAGAAATAATTTTAGATTTTAGATTTGATGATTTAAGATTTATTTATTCGCTATCTACTCTTGAAAAATAACAAGTATATAACCAGCAGTAAAGAATAAATGACCACCTATGACTATGCCGGAAGGCGGATAATGACAATTAATAACCAAGCCACAGGCTGAAAATAAAAGCGAAGTATTTTAATGATGAATGATAATTTTTAAATGTGTGCAAGTAGTATTCACTCAAAATATCATTTCCTTTCTTTCAAATAATATTTTCAGAACTTAGTTTTATTTATCTACTTTTGTGATTATGATTTCTCTATAATATTTTTTATTGAATTTTGAATTATACATATCGCGTAAAATTCTTTCCATTAAAGAGAAAGGCAAACTTACCAAACCGGCAGTAAATATTGCTGTTATAAGCATTATCATAAGTATTGCTGTTATGATCGTATCGGTTGCTATTTTATCCGGGTTTCAAAAAGGCATCCGTAATAAAGTTATCGGTTTCGGCTCTCATATTCAAATAACAAAATTCGATTCCAACGAATCAATGGAAGAACAACCTATTGATAAAAATCAGGATTTTTATCCTTCCTTTAATTCCGTTGATGGAATTCGCCACATACAGGTATTTGCAACCAAAGCAGGGATCATAAAAACAAAAGACGAAATTGAAGGAGTTGTACTTAAAGGAGTAGGAAGCGATTACGACTGGAGTTTTTTTCAAAACAGTATTACTGAAGGAAGAATCCCGCAGTTAAAAGATTCATCAAAATCAAAAGAGGTTATAATATCAAAACGGCTTGCAAAAAAATTAAAACTTAATTGCAATGATTCCATCAGGATGTTTTTCATCATGAAAGACAAAACACAACCTAAAGGAAGAAAATTTATTATCACAGGTATTTATGAA
Protein-coding sequences here:
- a CDS encoding DUF1343 domain-containing protein, whose translation is MRQIIIIVFVLLCGYNAEAQIRYVDTSAKTITDDSIRNGAERTELYFPVLKGKNVAIVANQTSKIGKVSLVDSLLNAGITIKKIFCPEHGFRGKTEAGKNISNSVDSITGLPIVSLYGKHYKPKNADLKGIDIVVYDIQDVGVRFYTYISTMTYVMEACAENNIEFLILDRPNPNGYYIDGPVLEKEFTSFAGLHPVPIVYGLTAAEYACMVNGEGWLKNGVKCNLRYITVDDYNHSYMYILPIPPSPNLPNMDAVYLYPSLGLFEGTKISVGRGTEKPFQVIGSPFIKNKKFSFTPQSVAGCANPPYKGEKCYGYDLTNFSEIYVKSLRQIYIYWLQATYKEMNDSLNFFNNYFNNLAGNAVLKEQIISGKSEEEIRESWKSGLDAYKAIRKKYILYPDFE